GCTCGGCGTTGTCCGCGCTCGGTCTGGGCGCCACCGGTAGGAACTACTCTTCATCTGTACCAGCGGCGTTGTCATTTGTTGCGTGTCCATTCGTGCGTTTCTCTTTTGCACTCCCTGATGTTCGCACCCCTCTTCACCTTTTTAGGAAACGACCCAAGAGAAGTAAACAATGAGGACGATAACAATGAGGACGACAACAACGATGATgacaatgatgatgacaacGACGACAGTGATCATGATggtaatgatgatgataatgatgatgataatgatgatggTAACGATGATGGTAACGATGATGGGGAGTATCCCCATGAGGAGCTCCCCCCGCGTGAATAGGGAAGAAGGGAGCGGTCCTAACTGCAAGACGAGACAGGTAAGCTGCGGAACAGAGCGATGGTTCAGATGATCTATCATTTCCGCACGGATgcacccccaaaaaaaaaagtctaaaaggagaaacttaaaaaaaaaaaaaaaaaaaaaaaaaaaaagtaataacgACCGTATATCACCCTGTTCGATTGATCCCCACCCATTGAGCTTACCTACAGGGCGGTGAGTTTTCTCCTCCGTTTGGGACTGGCaccttcttcatcatcctcaATTGCACGGTTGGTGGAGAAATTGTCCTGCACAAAATTTATATAGCTATAAATACTAAGCAAGCTTAACTTCATCTTGTCGATGGCTATCTGTCGTCTCTTAAGTTGCACCTTCAAAATATTAATAACGTTATTAACAGTTTGGTAGAATCTCAATTTCGCTAAAATATGAAATAAATTTACGTGGACTTTAAtaagtatttttatttttgtcttGTCGTCCCGTCTATTGTTTACAATGTCATCAAAAAGATCGAAAAAGGaatctttatattttttaaaaagcctaataaattcattttttaaattttttttcacatcatATAGTAACTCATCACTATCTAAATCTTCTACTCTTTTCTCCACTTGGTGATTAATACCAAATACGTTGTAATTACTTTTGAGGGGTACTGGTGGGGGTCTCCCCAGAAGCAGTTGGCATGTTCGATTGgtgtacttttcctttccatcgATTGGGGGTTGCACGTGGACATTCTCTGTGACATCGTAAATCTTGTACTGTTGCTTTATGTTGCTTAAGAAATGATTGCGGGCACCCGCGTggtcttctcccccttccgTATCTTCCACTTGGCCCACCTCCTCACCCGCATCTACATACTCCCGGAAGTAATACGGTGGCGGCGGGTAGCCTGACACGTACTTATCCCCCATGGTTCGATGCGTCAAATGGAGGGGCAGGCGTGTGGTCTCCGCAattagcagaaaaaaaaaaaacacacaactCAATACAATACAATACAACGCAACGCAACCTTGGGAGAATGACTTCAATTCAGTGGATGCAACCcaccaaaaaggaaaaggaaaaaaaaaaaaaaaaaaaaaaaaaaaaaaaaaaaaaattcctctcTTAAACAATTCTGATCAGGTGTACAGAATATTTAAGTGGCACACCAAAAAGAGGTCgaggttggaaaaaaaactgttaaAGGGATACTGAGGGCACCGCaatatattttcataataGTTGCTCATCCGGGGTGAGAGTACAGGGCGCAACTTTGGAAAAAGGTGATAAGTTATcttatttcctcttcctaGTGTATCGGAAGGGAGGTTTCCATTTACGCAACATACTTCTCATCGCAACACTCGTATCAAAATGGACCAGAGTGCTTTCCTCTGCGCGGTCTACTCGTATATCAATTGGGATGAAATTCCTTTGAGCACCCGGTGAATCCCTCCTACTTAGTAAGACCGTCCTAATGAAGGTGTAGAACGGGATGAAATACTTATTTATGTGGTGCACGAAGTTTttttaaggaggaaaagtcGGATTTAATTTCTCCTCTGCCAAGCAGACTATCTATACCCTGTAGGAATGAACTGAGCGAGGAAAGCTGTAGCCTTTTAAACATTAGGAAAACGAAATCGAagatttcttcttcaagtGGATTATGAGGGGGGGGTACTTAGTTATCCATAACGGAGTGCACAATTTTATGGTGGCGTTTCTCTAAAGAACATTTCTCCCCTTGTGCAtcattttctgttccttcctctttctcccccccccccccccccattgTGCTATGAGCATGTTAGTAGTAATGATAAGAGCTTTGAATGGGTAACACAGCAAGGATATTCTcccctttatttttccttttttcggaAAAGGGAAGTGGTAACCTTTAGAATAAGGCACTACCAGTACGACATGTTCTTCGTACCACTGCGAGGATATTTCGGAGGTGCTTTCTCCTGAAGGGGTTCCTTTGTTATGAACGACTGTGGCTACTACCCCCATCTCTCATTTGGTGAAAGAGCTCTCATCTGGTGAAAGGGCTTTCGTCTTCAAGTTGTTTTGCTCCCACAGAATACTACTCTACATCATTAACCCCTCCAACATAATGACAGAACAACCAGCCATTCCTTCGCCCTCCCGTCGACTGGATCTCCAGAAGGAGCTCACATTCCAAAGGGAGACCATAAAACTGCGCAAGGCATTCCTAAATGTATACACCTTCGAGTTATTTTACAGGAAAAActtaaagttaaaaaataactgcttgaaaataattaaaaggGAGGATGCTAAGATGAGAAGTAACTTCCAAGATCGGGAAACCAGTCCCCGTGAAATGTCGTTGCAAAAAAGGCTAAACTGCATTAACCATGAATTTACCAAGACACATCACGTGAAGGGATATTACCATGTAGATGCATTGGAACTAAACAGACACGTCTGTTTCTTGGAGAAAGAAACCATGAACAGATTCTTATTCAGTCTTCGCATTGATGGGTCCAACTATTCATTTGATGATGAAGACACTTATCTTTACTGGCTATTCGTCAGATTCGTGCGGTGCATCCAGTTTTGTCGTCGTCACTttggaaagagaaaacacaACACGATTATTAGGATGAGTAAAAAACGAGAGATCAGCCCCCTTTTCTGCGACGCAcgatatgtaaaaaaattctgcGCTTTCATTGCACCGTTTCTGAAAAGGAACAGGGGTAATCCCCATTTCACATTCCTAAAAGAGCATCTTCACAGTTTAGGCTTTACCCACATGACCAAATCTAACGGGAGGGATAAAAACTCTTCATGTCCAAGGTTCCTCCGTTATAGTATCCATGTTGGCACTCTTCCAAGTGATCATAAAAAAGGTATTagcagaaggaggaaaaattctCCAACAAACTACATGGTCCTACCTATTTGTATGGGATATCCCACGTATAATTTGTCTATTCATAGGAAGAGGATAGGTACCTTCCCCCTCAGTGTACATGGAGAGTACCTCAAATGCAGACAAGAGAAAATCAAAGTCAACGGAACAAAAATTAGCTACACTATTAGACGATTTGTTTCGGGGCAATTATACGAAAACTTGTTGAATTCCATTTTCAACTCCCTGGTTAGTAAAAACGGGTTCTTTAAATGGAACTCCTTTTGTGAAGACATTGGTAGGATTTTCCATTCATGTGAGGAAAAGGATAAGAATGAGGAGGCGTTTTTCTCTAGAAAAAAGTTCCACGTAGAAGGAAGCTCCTTTGAAATGAGGGAACCGAAGCAGAGTGATATTTCCGATTGTCTAAAGGTGTTTTTCAGACCTGTGCATAAATACCACCGGATGGACGCAAGAGACGAgttgatttttttacaaaattatatTCGCAATCTGCTACAGGAAGATGTTAGGAAACTCCTCCACATGACCGTCGTGAACATTGCTCTCCTGTGTGAGCATCTACCCCTCGGGTATCTCTTTcctctgttccttttttatttcctctttttaaaTATCCCTGTGGGAAGTAGTAAAACGGGGAGAGCCGATTTCTCTCTCCATTTTCAGTCCACTAATCCGAAGCAACGCAATTGTGAAGGACCAAACCATAATGATCAATGTGCAGACCGATGTAGTAACCCCTCCAGGGTGGAGGCAAATGGAGTGAAAGATACGGAGAGGTGCTTCACCACGTGCCTCCTCTGTTTGTACCATACATTACGGAGGAACAAAAAGATGACCCCactggagaaaaagaaacggTTAGTGTTCATCGTGTTGGATACCTTGCGGAAGTACTACGTCGATCCTATCGACCAAGAGGAATCCATTTTGAGTCTTCACTTTCGCAGTGTCGTGAACAGTGCGTGCATTCTTCGCGAGGGACAAATGCACCTTATATCatttaaagagggaaaaggagaTGAAGGAAATATCCATCATTGTCCCGTTGTCTGCCGTGCATGCGGTAGATACAACAATGGGAAATGCATCAAACTAAGAGAAGGGAAGCGAACCAATTCGGTTAAGACGGGGAAGAGGTCTCGGTGCCACGATGTCCAAGGGATTTTCCGACTCTGCTTCCAACAGTTGAACAGGAAGGATTCCATCTTAAACCACCTCGGTGAGTTAATAAATccgaaggggaaagaagggggagaaaataagaagaagatCGCCTGGAATTGTAATACTTATTCACCTCCATGCGAATTGTATTCTATCCCGTCAAGAAGCGAGAGAAATGGACAATCGGATAGGTGCTTCTCCCGGGGAATCACATCAAAGAAGAATAACCCTTCAAGCCGATTTCGGAAAAAACGAGATGAAAATAgtatagtaaaaaaaatacaccaaCTAGGTGCATTCCACCAGTTGGAAGACAAACAGAGAGTGTTCCTCCACCAGGACAACTTTTTACATGAATACTTGCATACTGAAGGAAAAACGTTTTTAGAAAATCTGAAGAGATTTTTACGACCCTTATTGAGTGCCTTATATAGAGAAAGCATCGTGCATGTGAacatgtatttttatttgtgcaTGGTCCAGTCGTTCCTTACACTTCGAAGGAGGGAAATTTCACCAAGGTGCATGAATCGTAAAGGAAGAGTAGCGTTAGTTACACAGACACGCACAGTGGCACGCACTACAAGTGTGAACAGGCATTTCCCCAGAATATACCAACGGGGATGGTTTTGTAAGCCTGTTGAGGATTACCTCACATGTAAGTTCCATCGAGCGCTGCACCTTCTATGTACACACAGTGGAAGCATTTCTATCGCAAAAAGGGGATTAAGGGGAATCACCTCGTATCTGCAAAACAGTGTGAAGAACTTAAACGTGTGGCTGCTCCTGCTGGTGTACAGACTCGCCAATGCGATGGACGTACACACCTTTGTTGGAGGCACTTCCCCGGGGGTCATGAGCAATATGAACAGAGGAATCAACCTCTCCCTCCACAGAAGAAGCAACATACATTCCCAAAGGATACGTATATCGGAAAGCGATAAAATGAACACAAAACAGAAGCACAGGAGGAATATCCGTCCATACATACAAAGGTTGCTTAAAAGTGGATCGATACAAAACTACCATCTATATGAAGACTGGGAAGGAGACTGCTTTTACAttcagaggaaaaaaaatcttgTTATTTTTAACTTAAGATCCAAAGAAGGGGAGAGAAACTTGGTGGATTCTCCAAATGTATACTACAGATTTCATgggaagaattattttgttcacGAAAAGGATTACAAGACAAGGAGggcatataaaataaattacgtAAACGTTTGCCTACTATTTTATAggtattgtttttttttttataagagAAATCcacttgttttttctttcctccgtAATCGTGTATTTTGCGTCTGCAACAGATGCTTTGGTAGATACTTGGTGTTGTGCAGGGATTCAAATTGCGACACTCCCCCCATGGAAGATAAAACTCACGACTGTTTTTACAAGCAAATCGGGATGCTCATAAAAAACCGAAAGAATATTTTCGTGCGTTACTTCCACTTTCTGGttctcttcctcatcatGCGGTATCATACATTGGTTGGAAATGTGCGCCACTCGGGGTTGCAGGTACGTCGAGTGAGAGTTATAACGGAATGGAGCATGCGTGTACATCCTGTCTGGGTGCGTCATCCTTAAGCCCCTTCACATAAacgtacacatacatatacgtatatacatatacgtgtacatacatatatatacatatacatatatatacatatatatatatacatatatatatatacatatacatatatatacatatatacatgtatacatatatgaacaCATGtcctctttgttttttttccctcggAAGAGCTGCGTGCCGAAGCGCGTAATGACCCTGCTACGGAGAAAGCTGAAAATCAGGCATGAGTGCTTCTCCTCTCCTCTCAACGCAGTTCTACCGTCCTACTGCTCGTTCTTCCCGGACATCGATACATTTTTTGGGAGCTCGGGCAACTTCTTCGAATTTCCATTGCGCAGCGGAGCGTACGAAGTGAACCCCCCATTCGATGTGTACCTAATTAACCAATTGATCGTGTACATTTTGCACCActtaaagaaggaggaaaacgaaCTGACGTTTTTTTTGGTCATCCCGATGTTGCAAGACAAGAATTACTTTTTCGAGTTGCTCTTTGGGTCTCCCTACTTGTCTGCTCACTTTCTGTTGCCACGAAATTCTTACACCTTTTCGACGAGACTGTTGGAGAGCAGGTTAGCCAACCGCAGAACGAAGCAAAAGGACAGCTTATCTGAGAGAAATAAAACTCCATGAAAGGGAAAACCCCTGCTCGCACACACATgcttatgccttttttttttttttttttttttttttttctaaaatttttaccttgcctgttcaggtgggtcaggtaatttttttcccacttttgcACACAAtattagctatttttttttttttttttttttttttttttttgcagggAAGAAGAGTACATTTCCACGTGCGACTGcttcgtttttattttgcaaaatgaaaaggcaaaaattcAAAAGGGGGTAATTAACAAGAAGGTTGtgttgaaaataaagaagacaTGGGAAAATCTAAGTTAcgttaaacaaaaaaaaaaaaaaaaaggaataagctCGACGGATGGGTGGATACATTATGAGGAAAGCGACTCATCATGGGAATTCACTAGatgtgtttaaaaaattacagaatTGGTAGATACAATGAGGTCGCTAAACATGGGTTGGGGGGGGAGGACCAAGCAATAGACATGAACGCATAGCTACATTTGTGCGAACGTACACAGTTTTTACAAGCGTATCTCTTCGTCTTCTCCCCCAAGCCTTCCACGCACTAGCCGACAATGCTCTTATTTAATGTCAACCCTGTCCAGGCATTCCCAGTAAGAAATGCTGTTGCCCCGGATGACGACAATGCCGATATCAATTTGTTGCTCCTTCTTTATCTCGACCGTGTTGTCCAGAACTAAATTCATGAAGGTATCGTATCCCCTTAGCACTCCTACGATTTGTCTGTTTCCATTTAGGTAcactgaaaaaaaggggatagaAGGAGGGGTGCAGAatgtaaaaagaaatggttgtaaacaaaggggaaatgaCAACTTTGGTGCGTGTGTTTCGACCGGCGTTGCGTCGTCTGCTAGCCAGACTGGCATCCATCTCGATCACTTTGTTTCGCTATTTTGCTCTTTTCCACattgatatttttattttttccatttttccctttttgactTTCCCTCTTTTCGCGTGCCACCCCACCGCCCACCGGCTCGATTCCACAAAAGCACATTACCTTGAAGTCGCTTCTCCATGAACTTCCGAAAGTCCGAGGAGGGACCTGCCTTCCCCACAGTAAGCGGCATGGTTCTGTTTTCTCCGGAccgtaggaaaaaaaaaaaaaaaaaaaaaaaaaaaaaaaaaaaaaaaaagtataaggaTTACACTATGCTCTCCCTGTTCCTTGTACCACCTTCTTCTATTTAAAAATGAGTTTGTCAAACCAGGATAAGGCGCTCTCTGCTTTATGTTTTTGATACTCTGTTGGAGTCACTTTGTAGTAATATCTGACCCACCCGCTGAGCAGTGGAAATATGGATTAAGCCAGAATGGATACGCAATGTTGTGTATCTGCGCCTTTGTAATGTCGGCCACGTGAAGTATGTATAATACTTACGTAAGAGCAGATCCGCATTTTCTCGATTTGTTTTCCTATGCCGCTTGAATCATTGACCAACTGAtgttccgtttttttttttttttttttttttttttttttttttttttttttttttttttcccccgctCCGAACGTTCAAGGGGGGCTATAGCCATTTGTGTTTTTGGCTTTATCGAGTTTTCCTCAGGGCGCTACTTTTTTGATGAAGGTGgcaatgtaaaaaaaaaaaaaaaaaaaaaaaaaaaaaaaaaaaatacgcggTGTAGAAATTATGCATAGAATAGTTTACCTTTCCATCAAAATATACAATCACTTCCTGGTGTTCTTCTCCACAAGGGGAGGTGTCGAACAATGAAGGAGAATGTCCTCCATATCCCGCAATGTAAttagggatttttttttttttttttttttttatgtgctaCTACGGTTTGTAGGCTTcattacatatacatccaCGCCCCGCCATTTATGTTGATACTGGTGGATTCGAAACATGGGGTAGTAATTCACATCAGTGGGTATGGCAGATTCACTAACAGCaggata
This DNA window, taken from Plasmodium knowlesi strain H genome assembly, chromosome: 13, encodes the following:
- a CDS encoding mediator of RNA polymerase II transcription subunit 7, putative; amino-acid sequence: MGDKYVSGYPPPPYYFREYVDAGEEVGQVEDTEGGEDHAGARNHFLSNIKQQYKIYDVTENVHVQPPIDGKEKYTNRTCQLLLGRPPPVPLKSNYNVFGINHQVEKRVEDLDSDELLYDVKKNLKNEFIRLFKKYKDSFFDLFDDIVNNRRDDKTKIKILIKVHVNLFHILAKLRFYQTVNNVINILKVQLKRRQIAIDKMKLSLLSIYSYINFVQDNFSTNRAIEDDEEGASPKRRRKLTAL
- a CDS encoding phosphorylated CTD interacting factor 1 WW domain-containing protein, putative gives rise to the protein MTEQPAIPSPSRRLDLQKELTFQRETIKLRKAFLNVYTFELFYRKNLKLKNNCLKIIKREDAKMRSNFQDRETSPREMSLQKRLNCINHEFTKTHHVKGYYHVDALELNRHVCFLEKETMNRFLFSLRIDGSNYSFDDEDTYLYWLFVRFVRCIQFCRRHFGKRKHNTIIRMSKKREISPLFCDARYVKKFCAFIAPFLKRNRGNPHFTFLKEHLHSLGFTHMTKSNGRDKNSSCPRFLRYSIHVGTLPSDHKKGISRRRKNSPTNYMVLPICMGYPTYNLSIHRKRIGTFPLSVHGEYLKCRQEKIKVNGTKISYTIRRFVSGQLYENLLNSIFNSLVSKNGFFKWNSFCEDIGRIFHSCEEKDKNEEAFFSRKKFHVEGSSFEMREPKQSDISDCLKVFFRPVHKYHRMDARDELIFLQNYIRNLLQEDVRKLLHMTVVNIALLCEHLPLGYLFPLFLFYFLFLNIPVGSSKTGRADFSLHFQSTNPKQRNCEGPNHNDQCADRCSNPSRVEANGVKDTERCFTTCLLCLYHTLRRNKKMTPLEKKKRLVFIVLDTLRKYYVDPIDQEESILSLHFRSVVNSACILREGQMHLISFKEGKGDEGNIHHCPVVCRACGRYNNGKCIKLREGKRTNSVKTGKRSRCHDVQGIFRLCFQQLNRKDSILNHLGELINPKGKEGGENKKKIAWNCNTYSPPCELYSIPSRSERNGQSDRCFSRGITSKKNNPSSRFRKKRDENSIVKKIHQLGAFHQLEDKQRVFLHQDNFLHEYLHTEGKTFLENLKRFLRPLLSALYRESIVHVNMYFYLCMVQSFLTLRRREISPRCMNRKGRVALVTQTRTVARTTSVNRHFPRIYQRGWFCKPVEDYLTCKFHRALHLLCTHSGSISIAKRGLRGITSYLQNSVKNLNVWLLLLVYRLANAMDVHTFVGGTSPGVMSNMNRGINLSLHRRSNIHSQRIRISESDKMNTKQKHRRNIRPYIQRLLKSGSIQNYHLYEDWEGDCFYIQRKKNLVIFNLRSKEGERNLVDSPNVYYRFHGKNYFVHEKDYKTRRAYKINYVNVCLLFYRYCFFFYKRNPLVFSFLRNRVFCVCNRCFGRYLVLCRDSNCDTPPMEDKTHDCFYKQIGMLIKNRKNIFVRYFHFLVLFLIMRYHTLVGNVRHSGLQSCVPKRVMTLLRRKLKIRHECFSSPLNAVLPSYCSFFPDIDTFFGSSGNFFEFPLRSGAYEVNPPFDVYLINQLIVYILHHLKKEENELTFFLVIPMLQDKNYFFELLFGSPYLSAHFLLPRNSYTFSTRLLESREEEYISTCDCFVFILQNEKAKIQKGVINKKVVLKIKKTWENLSYVKQKKKKKGISSTDGWIHYEESDSSWEFTRCV
- a CDS encoding small nuclear ribonucleoprotein G, putative — encoded protein: MPLTVGKAGPSSDFRKFMEKRLQVYLNGNRQIVGVLRGYDTFMNLVLDNTVEIKKEQQIDIGIVVIRGNSISYWECLDRVDIK